The Trachemys scripta elegans isolate TJP31775 unplaced genomic scaffold, CAS_Tse_1.0 scaffold_51, whole genome shotgun sequence genome includes the window GTGAATGGCTCTGGGGAGAGTCAGGCCCTGATTCCCTCCCCCCTCGCCCTCTAACAGCAGGGGCATCAGGGACCCCGtcccctgcttgctacccccccccccccccccccttgggggcCCCATTCCCCCCCCATCCGGGCCCCACCCCCcggtcccgcccccccccccccccgccccggggccccaacccccccccccccccccccccagcagcaccagcccaagaccccaccccctccagctgGGCATCTTTGGTTGCTCAGTCCAGGGTGGATCGGGGggtccagccatgcccccccaagtcccagcccccctgccagcGGGGAGGTCACGTGGGGCGGCGCAGGCCCTTCTCGGTGCCGATGGCGACGGTGATGTTGGTGTAGAGGGGCTGGAGCTCCTTGGCCAGCAGCTGGTAGTCCAGCGTGTTCATGCCATCCTGGCGCCAGGTCCGACGCGTCTTGGCCAGCAGGTTAAAcctgggggacaggggagggggttAGCCGGACAaggaccaccccccccccatcctgcccaCTGCTGGGATGCTGCCCAATTCatgcccaacccccccccccccccctcccaacccccccgccccattcccctcccaggctgccaggatcccaccccccccaacagccccccccccctccctgcaccccgcTGCCAGgatccccccccctctccccccggcaaGCTctaccccattcccctcccctgctgccaggaccccgccccccaccattcccctctcccactgaggggatccctccccccaccccctgccattcccctccccccgtcaCCTCCTGGGGTTCTGCTCGTTGCCCTTGTCGTGGCCGTGTTTGATCATGCGGTAGCGGCCATGCTGGACGGAGGGCCGGGAGATTAGCATCCCGCTCAGCGCCAccctgcggggaggggaggcagggttAAAAACCACgggcccatctagcctggtatcctgtcgTCCCCCCCGTCCATCACACCCACCGGCCCATCCAGCCTCACGGCAGTGGGGccaggaaccaggactcctgggttctctccccggctgtGCCgcacatgtgcctcagtttccccacctgtataaCAGACCGCGTGGCCCCTCCCATAAACCTGGGCTAGCCCGGCAGGTGTCATATGAGAatcctcaccccccacacacacactcatacccAGGTGAGAGAACCCAAAGGGGTGACTGACTGTGAGggtgcccaaggccccaccctctcccccccacggtcccatcccctctcccatggccccaccccctacctcaCAGCAATGTCATCGTCTtcgcccccccagccccagtagTTGTTGGGGAAACCGTTCATCTTCATGTACTGCTCCGGGGTCAAAGCCGACACTCCCCCGAAGTAGGTCTTGTAGGGCAACCTATGGGAAGAGGGGGCAGCGTCAGCGGGGGGCACTCCAGATGGGCagtgatggtgggggaggggaatccagGCTGTCAATCACACTTGCCAGAGATGCGGCCCCTCTGGGGTGTGGTGCGGGGGCTGGTTATACAGGGACCCCCTCGCTCAGCATGGAGATGTGGCCACCTCTGGAGCGGGGCACAAGCTCTGATTATACGGGGACCCCTTgcctggcaagatgcagcccctcTGGGTGGAGCTCGGGGGCTGGTTATCCAGGGATCCCTCGCCCGGCGTGAAGACATGGCGGGCTGGTTATCTGGGCACCTCTCGCCCACCATGGagatacagccacctctggggcagggcgtACTTATTTGGGGACCCCTCGCCCAGCATGgatatgcagccacctctggggtggggtgcagggctggttaTCCAGGGACCCCTCGCCTGACATGGAGACACAGCCCCTCTGTGGTGGTGCTCGGGGGCTGGTTATGCAGGGATCCCTCGCCCAGCGTGAAGATGTGGCGGGCTGGTTATCTGGGCACCCTTCACCCAGCatggagatgcagccacctctggggtggggtgcagggaccCACTTGTATCCGAATTTGTCCATGGCGACGGAGGCGTGCTTGGGGAAGCGGTCGCAGGTGTACAGGTTGCGGTCGTCCTCGGGGATGAGGTCAACATCATGGAAGAACATGCAGTCCCAGTCCTCATCCTTCATCGCCTCCTTGAACCCCACGTTCAGCAGCTTGGCCCGGTTAAAGGTGTAGTTCCCTGcctggtgggtgggaagggggggacaACGGAGGGTTActgccagccccctgctctaaccactagcccaccccctcctcccagagccgggatagaacccaggagtcctggctcccagcccccctgctctaaccactagaccccactcctctcccagagccaggatagaacccaggagtcctggctcccagccccccctgctctaaccactagaccccactcctctcccagagccgtgatagaacccaggagtcctggctcccagccccccctgctctaacccccaAGAGCCGCCCCCCCGGACCCCGGCATCCAGGGCACCTGCTGGATGATGTAGATGCCGTAGCTGAGTTGCTGGcgctgcaggaaggggtgcaggaagTAGAGGAGGTAGCGCAGGTGCTGCTCCCGGTTGCGGTGGGGGATGATGACGGCCGTGCGGTGCAGGGGGTCGCAGTCGGGGGGCTGGTACCTGCCCCCGGCTGTCACGTAGGGGTTCTTGCGCACAATCTGCTCCAGGGTCAGTCCCGGGGGGAAGGTCACCCGGATCGGCCCCCCtgcagggcagaggggcagggcaaACTTCTGAGCCCTAGCAAACTTGGGGTTCACAGCTCTGGGGGGGCCGCCCCCATACCTCACAGAGGGGCTTCAAAGGCATGGAAGCCCCCAAATCTTTGCCCCACTCCCACAGCCAGggacagaactcaggagtccAGGTTCCCAGCTGCCTTGatctacccactagaccccactcccccgacagagccagggagagaacccaggaggagtcctgactccaaaCCCCtcgctctacccactagaccccactcccctcccagagatgggatagaacccagctgtcctgatcccagccccccccctcgTGAAGTCAGGGCTCTGAGCGCCCCTTACCTAGGAATGGGGAGGTCTCAGGGCAGTAGGGCAGTTCCTCGGGACGCAGCGGGGGCCGGGCGATGAGGCTGAGGTTGGCGTAGACGTCGCCGGGCAGCGAGGCGTTGTGGGCGGCGCCCTGGGGTCCCCCCAGCCCGGTCGGGGCCCCCCCTTTGTAGAAGATGCCCAGGAAGTAGGCGACCCGCCGGCGGTAGCCCTCATGGTACAGCAACGCCATCACCACCAgctgcacccccagcaggagcagcaggtacCGGCCGCGGGACTGCAGCATGGCGTGGGGCCGGGATCATCTAGCCATGGCGGGCGGGGACGGCTACGGCACGTCCTGGGGAcaggcctgggggagggaggtagcATGACCCCCTGTGCCACCTGTAAACCAACCCCACTGCTCCCCAagaactggggagagaacccaggaatcctagcTCCTAGCCCCCCTCCTCCAACCCCCTagaccctcttccctcccagagcaggggagagaacccaggagtcctggctcccagcccccctgctctagccccctagaccctcttccctcccagagcaggggagagaacccaggagtcctggctcccagcccccctgctctaaccccctAGCCTCCACTCACCTCCCAGTGCCTGGCGAAGATCCCAGGCGTCCTGGATACCGTCACACCACCTCACCTGCCTGAGGTGTGAGCCAGACACTGCTGCAGGAGGCGTGGCAGGAATTGGGAAATCAGGGAAGacaaaagccagccagcccctggctCCACAAGTGTCTCCGGGAACAGATCCAGCCCCACCCAGGTTCCCCTCCCACCAAACAGCTGGCagccagccaggactcctgggttctctcccctgctctgggagggggatgcacTGGTTGGCGCTGAGGCTGGCCCAGCTGGGTCCTGCCTGTGGGGTGCTACCCTGCTGGGACTTGGCTCCACTTAGCTCAGCGTCCAGGCCCTGACCCCGGGGCCCGCGTCTGCTTTCATGTGCCCCGGGGGCTGGATGTTTGACATACTTTGCAGGAACCCTTTGTCGATGGGCCTGCTGCTGTTAGGGGGAGGGGATgatgccagcagcagggccaaCAGCACCAAGGGAACCCaagcgtcctggctcccagtccctcctccccccgctctaacctccccggggatagaacccaggtgtcctggctcccagttccttCCTCCTCCGCTCTAACCTccctggggatagaacccaggtgtcctggctcccagcccccacccattatggtgtcccctgcccccacttcctaGGTCTGGGAACTGGTTTCTCCAGATTGACCAGCCTTGTGCAATTTCAGGGCATGGCTGCTCTGATCTGGATCCTGGACTGACGCTGGTGCCCAGACTCTGCCCACGCCAGGACAGGAGGGGTCCAGGGactccccaaccccacctccatggggctggatcagagccagcgcCTGCCTACAGGGCAAGGGCCCGGTGTCCCAACCCCCCAATTTGCTCCAGTGCCCAGGGTCCCCCAGCCCAGTCTGGGGGAGTGGAATCCGGGGTACTTACCTTGAGATGGGCAGCgccccccagcccgctccaccgAGGTGGCTCTCAGTCCCCTGCAGCTGGCTCGGGGCTCTGTCCGtggggagcctggggggaggaagaggaggagaacgTGAGAGGAAGCAGGAAGGATACAGTGggaaagccgggggggggggggaagggggagaggggaataggGGCTGAGACAAAAGGCCCACCCCCTTTTTCCATCCCACTGCTTTAcctagcactgaaatgcagccacctctgggggagaGCGCAGCAGCTAGCCACGGCCCCAGCAACGCTGCCCAGCAGGCTGCGCCAGGATGTTAAGGAGAAAAACATCCAAGGGGAAATGGGGCACGGGTTGGGGAAATTGGGGTTCCtaagggaaaaggaaatgagccccccagctgccccattctttgcagcaCGGTTgccaccctgccccctccctgcagcacggcACCCCCGACTGAGCCCCCGCCCGAGCCCCCACAGCACAgagcccccagctccactccctgcAGGTCTCCCATCCGTGTCGTGACCTGCATACCGTGAGACGCCAGGGCACCTGGGCTCTCACCCCAAGGCGGGCATGGGACATGCCAGGGCCCCAGAACCCTGGTCTGGACCCCAGGGGGCAGGCACACAGCCCGCTGGATTCAGCACCCCCCCCTTCCAGTTGCTGGGCGAGCCAGAGTGCCAGCGTGCTGTTGCTTAGACAACTAGGGGTTGCCAGGCAGCCACTCCTCATCTGTCTTAAAGGGCCCGAGGCTTGGAAAGCAGCAAACCCCATCACAGGGTGCCCGCCAGATGCCCCTTCCTTACAGCATGAGGCATGTGCCcagaccaccccaccccacccccggcaccTATCAGCCAGCTGCTAGAGGAAGAAAGCAGGATCTAGGGTGTCCGAGTCCCTGTCTGGTTTACAAAGGTCACATGGGGATGCCACATAGGAGTGGCTCGCCCAGTGCTgtgatgcagccacttctggggtggggcagctggggaacagccacCCAGTGTCCTGCCCTTTACcccacagagctgggggtggatTTACGTCAGCAGCGCAGGACGAGCACGTTTTCGTGCCCTGGTGCAGCCCAGCCTCTCTTTGTTCTACACTGCGGTTTTGGGACAGCAATGTGCACAGAGGGGAAACACGGGGAAGGATCGAAGTCCGAGATTGCTCTACCTCTGTCTGTGTAGGGAACCAGCCGCGCACCACACCACAGACAAATACCAATAAAGCTGCACGGTGAAACGAGCCAACACCGCTCCCATGTGAGacctcaacccccacccccaccctcctagCCGGCGCCACCCCAGCAAGGACCTCAAGTCTGCAGCGAAGGAATGGGCATGCgagacagggatagaacccaggagtcctgactccagccCACCCGCTCCTCTAACcctctagaccccactcccttcccagagctggggatagagcccaggagtcctggctcccagcgcctccctgctctaaccactagaccccactccccttccaaagctgggaaaagaacccaggagtcaggctcccagcccccccgccttCTAACTCACTCCCATAGGTGACCTCGAGCACTCCCAGGTAGCTCAGCTGACTCCCCCGTGCACCGGCACTAATGTGGCATTTACACAAGCGCTGGCCGTGCGCAGACCTGACGTCAGGGGGATGGACGGGAGCCAACAACATGGCATTTGGCACCATTCCGCACAGCGAGGCCAGTCAGGATCCCGGCCATGccaacccctgcaccccaatccggCCCCAGGCCAGGGGaccggctggctcaggggggtggggaatggggccctTTGCCCTCTACTGGGCGCTGGCCTcgctcccatccctgccccagccagtccccccGCCCTGGGGATGGTTCTGCTCCACCGACTCCGTTGCAGCCAGCCGCCAGCCGGCTCCGTCGCCAGACAATGGTTCATTAGCAGCCAGCGTGGCCCAGACCGCTGGGCCCCGCATGGGGATTGCGCCCAGAAGGGGCACAGAGCCAGCTGGGAGACGGGCATGCAGCCAGGCTCGGATCAACGGCCCGACACAGGCCCTTTCGGAGACAGGGCCGGGTCCATGCCCAGACCCAGCACCCGCCCAGCTAATGGGAGCCCACGGGGTGCATGGGGGGGGAGTCCCGGGAccctcagctggagatgggaaGTCCCGGCAGTGCTGTACTACCCCGGGGGTTTGTCCCCtttgctggggaaggggagggagatccCGTGCTCGGAGGGTGAgaccggggggtggggagggcgcaGTGCAGGCATGGGGTGGAATGTGGGGGACGGAGGGAAGCTGGGCAAGCCACTcccctgctcagtgcctcagtttcccctgagAGGTAACTCTCCTTCTCTTGCGTAAAGCGCCGAGCTCTCCAGCTGCTTTATAAAGGGCTATGGTGCTGCAACATCGGGGGTCCCGTCAGCTCCCGACCCGGCCCCGTGGTTTCACCCCTTTTTGTTCGGCTTTAATCTCCAGCCACCGGTTCTCGGCTGGAACCACAAGCCTCCCATTTCCTCCCCGCACCCTGACCATCGCTGCTCCGTCCTCGCTGTGACGGCTCACTACCGGGCCTCTTCTCCCGTCCCGCGATCATGTTGGGGTCTCTCCTCCGCCCCTGTCAACCAGCACCCCCCAGGACCAGGCGCAGCGCTGGCCTCACCCCGCCGCACACTGCGGGAAAAGTCACCCAGAAAGCGCTGGCGAAAAGCAGAGGCCAGTGGAAACTCGGCTGCAAAAATCTCGGCACCACAAACCGACCCGATGGGCCGAAAAACCAccccactgcatgctgggactgACAGCAATGGGATAGTCCAAGCTTCATCCGTCCtcgctctaaccaccagacctcACTCACGGCcagccagaacccaggagtcttgactcccaCCTCCCCACCTTCGCACTAGATCCCATTccccctctcagagctggggagagaacccaggagtccggggagggagggataactcagtggtttgagcattggcctgataaacccagggttgagagtccaatccttgagggggccacttagggatctggggcaaaatcagtactcggtcctgctagtgaaggcaggggctggacttgatgacctttcaaggtcccttccagttctagaagacaggatatctccattaattaattattaattccCAGCCCCGCcttactctaaccactagacgccactcccctcccagagctggggacagaacccaggagtcccaatgAGCTCATGAGACCAGCTTGGCCTGTCAGTCACCAGGAGGGAGACGCTGAAACTGGGTAGTGTTGGCATCCAGCAGCGTCGGTGGATGAAactgggtcaggaaggaataaaAACCGTCCATTTGGAGAGTCGCTTTGTTTCTGGCCTCAGGAACTtccagtggcagtgagttccacaggctgctGCATAACAAGAGGCTTCTATTGGAACATCCGGCACTGCCCCGTGCTGGGCGGGTGGGACTTGGCCCAAGATGCacccagctctgggggggggagtggggtctagtgggtcagAACCAGGGGTGCCTGGACTGCAACTCTAGTAGCCCAGCACCCCAAAAGCTGGGCGAGCATCTCCCCTGCTGCCTAGAGACCCGACAGCCAGACACCGCCACGCTTCCTGGACCTGCGCTGCCTGTCCAGCCCGAGAGAACAGGGGTAGCCGGCTGAGGGGCCCAGGGGCTGAGTGAGGGGGGCGGGCACGGAGCGGGTGAGATACCAGCTAGATGTGCGGTCTGACCCAGGGGAGCAGGAGACCAGCCAGAGGGGCCCAAAGGGCCGATCCGGCCCTCCAAGgggcatgggggcagggctggcatgtggagccccagggggcagggccgAACGCTGAGCACACGGGGTTCAAGGAGCACCCCAGCTCATTACCcttcccctgggggggggggccggcgTGCCCACCCCCACATACTCCCATTGGGGGAGGGAACGATCCCCGTGGAGGACGGGCTGGgaagagcagggggcaggaggtaCCCCGAGGCTGTACAGAGgagagggcagggtggggcacTCCCCacagggggcaggctggggggtaCCCAGAGGAGGCAGAGCGCTCTCCATGGGGGGGGGCAGGTCATACCCCAGGGGTgcacagaggagggggagggggtgctccCTGTGGGGGGACAGGCTagtgggagcaggggcaggaggtaCCCTGGGGGTGCACGGGGGAGGGGGCTCCCCATGAGGGGTGGGACAcggagagcagggggcagggcatgaGGTACCCCGGCCATGCACAGCggaagggggggcaggggtgcTCCTCATGGCTGCGGGAGGGCTACCCCGGAGGCACACAGGNNNNNNNNNNNNNNNNNNNNNNNNNNNNNNNNNNNNNNNNNNNNNNNNNNNNNNNNNNNNNNNNNNNNNNggggaagcaggggaagggggtgctccctgtggggagcaggggtgggaggtaCCCCAGGGGTGCACATGGGGGAGAGAatcaggggaaggaggcagggggagagggcaCTCACCGTGGGGGCTACCCCGGAGGCACACAGGGGAGGGGTGAGCAGGAGATATCCCgggggtgggcgggggagggatgaacagggagcaggggatatcccgggggcgcacaggggaggggagggcggggggtgcacaggggaaggagcagcaggGGAAGGAGGTGCTCCccttgggggcggggcaggggataCCCTGGGGGTGCACAGGGGAGGGGTCGGCGGGGGGTGTACAGGGGANNNNNNNNNNNNNNNNNNNNNNNNNNNNNNNNNNNNNNNNNNNNNNNNNNNNNNNNNNNNNNNNNNNNNNNNNNNNNNNNNNNNNNNNNNNNNNNNNNNNNNNNNNNNNNNNNNNNNNNNNNNNNNNNNNNNNNNNNNNNNNNNNNNNNNNNNNNNNNNNNNNNNNNNNNNNNNNNNNNNNNNNNNNNNNNNNNNNNNNNNNNNNNNNNNNNNNNNNNNNNNNNNNNNNNNNNNNNNNNNNNNNNNNNNNNNNNNNNNNNNNNNNNNNNNNNNNNNNNNNNNNNNNNNNNNNNNNNNNNNNNNNNNNNNNNNNNNNNNNNNNNNNNNNNNNNNNNNNNNNNNNNNNNNNNNNNNNNNNNNNNNNNNNNNNNNNNNNNNNNNNNNNNNNNNNNNNNNNNNNNNNNNNNNNNNNNNNNNNNNNNNNNNNNNNNNNNNNNNNNNNNNNNNNNNNNNNNNNNNNNNNNNNNNNNNNNNNNNNNNNNNNNNNNNNNNNNNNNNNNNNNNNNNNNNNNNNNNNNNNNNNNNNNNNNNNNNNNNNNNNNNNNNNNNNNNNNNNNNNNNNNNNNNNNNNNNNNNNNNNNNNNNNNNNNNNNNNNNNNNNNNNNNNNNNNNNNNNNNNNNNNNNNNNNNNNNNNNNNNNNNNNNNNNNNNNNNNNNNNNNNNNNNNNNNNNNNNNNNNNNNNNNNNNNNNNNNNNNNNNNNNNNNNNNNNNNNNNNNNNNNNNNNNNNNNNNNNNNNNNNNNNNNNNNNNNNNNNNNNNNNNNNNNNNNNNNNNNNNNNNNNNNNNNNNNNNNNNNNNNNNNNNNNNNNNNNNNNNNNNNNNNNNNNNNNNNNNNNNNNNNNNNNNNNNNNNNNNNNNNNNNNNNNNNNNNNNNNNNNNNNNNNNNNNNNNNNNNNNNNNNNNNNNNNNNNNNNNNNNNNNNNNNNNNNNNNNNNNNNNNNNNNNNNNNNNNNNNNNNNNNNNNNNNNNNNNNNNNNNNNNNNNNNNNNNNNNNNNNNNNNNNNNNNNNNNNNNNNNNNNNNNNNNNNNNNNNNNNNNNNNNNNNNNNNNNNNNNNNNNNNNNNNNNNNNNNNNNNNNNNNNNNNNNNNNNNNNNNNNNNNNNNNNNNNNNNNNNNNNNNNNNNNNNNNNNNNNNNNNNNNNNNNNNNNNNNNNNNNNNNNNNNNNNNNNNNNNNNNNNNNNNNNNNNNNNNNNNNNNNNNNNNNNNNNNNNNNNNNNNNNNNNNNNNNNNNNNNNNNNNNNNNNNNNNNNNNNNNNNNNNNNNNNNNNNNNNNNNNNNNNNNNNNNNNNNNNNNNNNNNNNNNNNNNNNNNNNNNNNNNNNNNNNNNNNNNNNNNNNNNNNNNNNNNNNNNNNNNNNNNNNNNNNNNNNNNNNNNNNNNNNNNNNNNNNNNNNNNNNNNNNNNNNNNNNNNNNNNNNNNNNNNNNNNNNNNNNNNNNNNNNNNNNNNNNNNNNNNNNNNNNNNNNNNNNNNNNNNNNNNNNNNNNNNNNNNNNNNNNNNNNNNNNNNNNNNNNNNNNNNNNNNNNNNNNNNNNNNNNNNNNNNNNNNNNNNNNNNNNNNNNNNNNNNNNNNNNNNNNNNNNNNNNNNNNNNNNNNNNNNNNNNNNNNNNNNNNNNNNNNNNNNNNNNNNNNNNNNNNNNNNNNNNNNNNNNNNNNNNNNNNNNNNNNNNNNNNNNNNNNNNNNNNNNNNNNNNNNNNNNNNNNNNNNNNNNNNNNNNNNNNNNNNNNNNNNNNNNNNNNNNNNNNNNNNNNNNNNNNNNNNNNNNNNNNNNNNNNNNNNNNNNNNNNNNNNNNNNNNNNNNNNNNNNNNNNNNNNNNNNNNNNNNNNNNNNNNNNNNNNNNNNNNNNNNNNNNNNNNNNNNNNNNNNNNNNNNNNNNNNNNNNNNNNNNNNNNNNNNNNNNNNNNNNNNNNNNNNNNNNNNNNNNNNNNNNNNNNNNNNNNNNNNNNNNNNNNNNNNNNNNNNNNNNNNNNNNNNNNNNNNNNNNNNNNNNNNNNNNNNNNNNNNNNNNNNNNNNNNNNNNNNNNNNNNNNNNNNNNNNNNNNNNNNNNNNNNNNNNNNNNNNNNNNNNNNNNNNNNNNNNNNNNNNNNNNNNNNNNNNNNNNNNNNNNNNNNNNNNNNNNNNNNNNNNNNNNNNNNNNNNNNNNNNNNNNNNNNNNNNNNNNNNNNNNNNNNNNNNNNNNNNNNNNNNNNNNNNNNNNNNNNNNNNNNNNNNNNNNNNNNNNNNNNNNNNNNNNNNNNNNNNNNNNNNNNNNNNNNNNNNNNNNNNNNNNNNNNNNNNNNNNNNNNNNNNNNNNNNNNNNNNNNNNNNNNNNNNNNNNNNNNNNNNNNNNNNNNNNNNNNNNNNNNNNNNNNNNNNNNNNNNNNNNNNNNNNNNNNNNNNNNNNNNNNNNNNNNNNNNNNNNNNNNNNNNNNNNNNNNNNNNNNNNNNNNNNNNNNNNNNNNNNNNNNNNNNNNNNNNNNNNNNNNNNNNNNNNNNNNNNNNNNNNNNNNNNNNNNNNNNNNNNNNNNNNNNNNNNNNNNNNNNNNNNNNNNNNNNNNNNNNNNNNNNNNNNNNNNNNNNNNNNNNNNNNNNNNNNNNNNNNNNNNNNNNNNNNNNNNNNNNNNNNNNNNNNNNNNNNNNNNNNNNNNNNNNNNNNNNNNNNNNNNNNNNNNNNNNNNNNNNNNNNNNNNNNNNNNNNNNNNNNNNNNNNNNNNNNNNNNNNNNNNNNNNNNNNNNNNNNNNNNNNNNNNNNNNNNNNNNNNNNNNNNNNNNNNNNNNNNNNNNNNNNNNNNNNNNNNNNNNNNNNNNNNNNNNNNNNNNNNNNNNNNNNNNNNNNNNNNNNNNNNNNNNNNNNNNNNNNNNNNNNNNNNNNNNNNNNNNNNNNNNNNNNNNNNNNNNNNNNNNNNNNNNNNNNNNNNNNNNNNNNNNNNNNNNNNNNNNNNNNNNNNNNNNNNNNNNNNNNNNNNNNNNNNNNNNNNNNNNNNNNNNNNNNNNNNNNNNNNNNNNNNNNNNNNNNNNNNNNNNNNNNNNNNNNNNNNNNNNNNNNNNNNNNNNNNNNNNNNNNNNNNNNNNNNNNNNNNNNNNNNNNNNNNNNNNNNNNNNNNNNNNNNNNNNNNNNNNNNNNNNNNNNNNNNNNNNNNNNNNNNNNNNNNNNNNNNNNNNNNNNNNNNNNNNNNNNNNNNNNNNNNNNNNNNNNNNNNNNNNNNNNNNNNNNNNNNNNNNNNNNNNNNNNNNNNNNNNNNNNNNNNNNNNNNNNNNNNNNNNNNNNNNNNNNNNNNNNNNNNNN containing:
- the LOC117870594 gene encoding beta-1,4-galactosyltransferase 3-like, which translates into the protein MLQSRGRYLLLLLGVQLVVMALLYHEGYRRRVAYFLGIFYKGGAPTGLGGPQGAAHNASLPGDVYANLSLIARPPLRPEELPYCPETSPFLGGPIRVTFPPGLTLEQIVRKNPYVTAGGRYQPPDCDPLHRTAVIIPHRNREQHLRYLLYFLHPFLQRQQLSYGIYIIQQAGNYTFNRAKLLNVGFKEAMKDEDWDCMFFHDVDLIPEDDRNLYTCDRFPKHASVAMDKFGYKLPYKTYFGGVSALTPEQYMKMNGFPNNYWGWGGEDDDIAVRVALSGMLISRPSVQHGRYRMIKHGHDKGNEQNPRRFNLLAKTRRTWRQDGMNTLDYQLLAKELQPLYTNITVAIGTEKGLRRPT